The proteins below are encoded in one region of Chitinophagales bacterium:
- a CDS encoding response regulator transcription factor produces MKVLVIEDEKALLESIVQYLSKEGFVVAASTDFYSGDEKISLHQYDCIVVDITLPGGSGLSLIKDFRKTNTKTGIIIISAKNSLDDKISGLDLGADDYITKPFHLSELNARIKSLIRRRNFEGEKEITAGEIKIFPEKFTVTVNEDVITLTKKEYDLLLFFISNKNRVLTKEAIAEHLWGDQIDSVDSYDFIYTHLKNLRKKILDREGKDYIETIYGIGYKFHI; encoded by the coding sequence ATGAAGGTTTTGGTTATTGAAGATGAAAAAGCACTGCTTGAATCCATTGTTCAGTATTTAAGCAAGGAAGGGTTCGTAGTAGCCGCTTCCACCGATTTCTATAGCGGTGATGAAAAAATTAGCCTTCATCAATATGACTGCATTGTTGTGGATATTACATTGCCAGGGGGCAGCGGTTTAAGTCTTATAAAGGACTTCAGGAAAACGAATACAAAAACTGGTATCATCATTATTTCTGCTAAAAATTCACTGGACGATAAAATCTCCGGTTTAGATCTGGGCGCAGATGATTACATAACCAAGCCATTTCATCTTTCTGAATTAAATGCCCGCATTAAATCTCTTATAAGAAGGAGAAATTTTGAAGGAGAAAAAGAAATTACCGCAGGAGAAATAAAAATCTTTCCGGAAAAATTTACCGTTACGGTAAATGAAGACGTGATCACCCTCACTAAGAAGGAGTATGATTTACTGTTGTTTTTTATATCCAATAAGAACCGCGTACTTACAAAAGAAGCGATTGCAGAGCATCTGTGGGGTGACCAGATTGATTCGGTTGACTCATACGATTTTATCTACACTCATTTAAAAAATCTGAGAAAAAAAATACTGGACAGAGAAGGGAAAGACTATATAGAAACTATTTATGGCATCGGCTATAAATTTCACATATGA
- a CDS encoding DUF1295 domain-containing protein: MNLRNQLKSEGDWLFRHRGQLPILLLIIATPFILTTSYNYKSDIELTIIDLVSLLFTVAGFVIRAQVVATTPKGTSGRNIECQIAEHLNTSGMYSCVRHPLYVANFLVWCGLMIYSVNIALIVISICIFWMYYERIMYAEEQFLEKKFGDQFITWASRVPAFLPSSHHYTKPDTGFSLKTVLRREYSGWLSASISYLYIDSLIFYKRYGKFGADKPVLIAFVLVASAALALKAIKTYTSLLVEEDRS, from the coding sequence TTGAACCTTAGGAATCAATTGAAGTCAGAGGGTGACTGGCTTTTCAGGCACCGTGGTCAGCTTCCTATCCTTCTTTTAATAATTGCTACTCCGTTTATTCTCACCACAAGTTATAATTATAAAAGTGATATAGAACTCACCATTATTGATCTTGTATCTCTGCTATTTACAGTGGCAGGATTTGTAATACGTGCCCAGGTGGTGGCTACCACTCCAAAGGGTACGTCAGGCAGAAATATAGAATGCCAGATTGCGGAACATCTTAATACCTCCGGTATGTACTCCTGTGTAAGGCATCCCCTATATGTTGCTAATTTTTTAGTTTGGTGCGGCCTTATGATTTATTCTGTGAATATTGCGTTAATAGTAATTTCAATCTGCATTTTCTGGATGTACTATGAAAGAATTATGTATGCAGAAGAACAGTTTCTGGAAAAAAAATTCGGAGATCAGTTTATTACCTGGGCAAGCCGTGTACCGGCATTCCTTCCTTCAAGCCATCATTACACAAAACCCGATACAGGATTTTCCTTGAAAACAGTTCTGAGGCGTGAATATTCCGGATGGCTTTCTGCAAGTATCAGCTACCTTTATATAGACAGTCTTATATTCTATAAACGATACGGAAAATTTGGTGCAGATAAGCCTGTACTGATAGCATTTGTTTTAGTTGCTTCCGCAGCGCTGGCATTGAAAGCTATAAAAACCTATACCAGCCTTTTGGTTGAAGAAGACCGGTCTTAA
- a CDS encoding M3 family oligoendopeptidase has protein sequence MNSSGTKFSQISYERPDLVELKGKMETLLARFNHSGAVEEQIDIINQIYVLRSRFETMSNVASIRNTIDTSDSFYEQEQNYFDNHQPLYLNLVTEFYKSLLNSKFRTLLEEKYGKQLFQIANLTTKIFSTSIIEELQRENELSTEYTKLIASASIDFDGKELNLSGMVPYKVSTFRHIRKAAHHKTEEFFIEHASQLDNIFDQLVKVRHTIALKLGYKNFLTVGYMRMYRTDYDAGMVEHFRNLIEKKIVPIASDLKERQRKRLNLDKLLHYDEPLDFTTGNAKPKGSPDWIIGNAEKMYSELSDETGEFFRFMMDNELMDLVNKPNKAGGGYCTFLSEMRAPFIFSNFNGTSQDIDVLTHEAGHAFQTFCSRHLALEEYFFPTSEAAEIHSMSMEFITWPWMNLFFDGQTDKYKFAHLSHSLLFLPYGVSVDEFQHFVYENPEATPLERNAAWRAIEKKYLPHRDYDGSRYLEGGGFWHRQAHIYKHPFYYIDYTLAQICAYQFWKKSEEDKEAAMSDYIRLCREGGSKSFLELVKVANLKSPFEEATLNEVVSDVKNWLEQVDDERLN, from the coding sequence TATTAATCAGATATACGTTCTTAGATCACGTTTCGAAACCATGAGCAATGTTGCAAGCATTCGAAACACCATCGATACTTCAGATTCTTTTTATGAGCAGGAGCAGAACTATTTTGACAACCACCAACCATTATATCTTAACCTGGTAACGGAATTTTATAAAAGCTTACTGAACTCGAAATTTCGGACATTGCTGGAAGAAAAATATGGAAAGCAGCTTTTCCAAATTGCAAACCTGACTACGAAGATTTTCAGCACTTCTATTATTGAAGAACTTCAGAGAGAAAATGAACTTTCGACTGAATATACAAAATTAATTGCGTCCGCTTCTATTGATTTCGACGGAAAAGAATTGAACCTGTCAGGAATGGTTCCCTATAAGGTTTCTACATTCCGGCACATACGAAAAGCTGCACACCACAAGACGGAGGAATTTTTTATTGAACACGCCTCGCAGTTAGATAATATTTTTGATCAGCTTGTCAAGGTTCGGCATACAATAGCATTGAAGCTTGGCTATAAAAATTTTCTGACGGTTGGGTATATGCGAATGTATCGGACAGATTATGATGCGGGCATGGTGGAGCATTTTCGTAACTTAATAGAGAAAAAAATTGTCCCGATAGCAAGCGATCTTAAGGAACGGCAGCGTAAGCGGTTAAATCTGGATAAACTTCTGCATTATGATGAGCCGCTCGATTTTACTACAGGAAATGCAAAACCCAAGGGATCGCCTGATTGGATTATCGGGAATGCAGAAAAAATGTATTCTGAGCTCTCGGACGAGACCGGGGAGTTTTTCCGTTTTATGATGGATAATGAGTTGATGGATCTTGTTAATAAACCTAATAAGGCGGGCGGAGGTTATTGCACTTTCCTTAGCGAAATGCGTGCACCTTTCATCTTCTCCAACTTTAATGGTACCTCACAGGACATCGATGTACTGACGCATGAGGCAGGTCATGCATTCCAAACCTTTTGCAGCCGACATTTAGCACTGGAAGAATATTTTTTTCCTACATCTGAGGCTGCTGAAATCCATTCTATGAGCATGGAGTTTATTACCTGGCCATGGATGAATTTATTTTTCGATGGGCAGACCGATAAATATAAGTTTGCACACTTGAGTCATTCATTGCTCTTTTTACCTTATGGGGTTTCTGTAGATGAATTTCAGCATTTTGTTTACGAGAATCCGGAAGCCACGCCTCTAGAGCGTAATGCTGCCTGGAGGGCAATTGAAAAAAAATATCTGCCTCACCGTGATTACGATGGGAGCAGGTATTTAGAGGGAGGTGGTTTTTGGCATCGCCAGGCACATATCTACAAACATCCTTTTTATTACATCGATTATACCCTTGCTCAGATTTGTGCATACCAATTTTGGAAAAAATCTGAGGAAGACAAGGAAGCTGCAATGAGTGATTATATTCGCTTGTGCAGGGAAGGCGGAAGCAAATCTTTTCTTGAATTGGTTAAAGTTGCAAATTTGAAATCACCATTTGAAGAGGCTACCCTAAATGAAGTGGTAAGTGATGTCAAAAACTGGCTGGAGCAGGTGGACGATGAGCGGCTTAATTAG